Proteins encoded by one window of Rutidosis leptorrhynchoides isolate AG116_Rl617_1_P2 chromosome 7, CSIRO_AGI_Rlap_v1, whole genome shotgun sequence:
- the LOC139860104 gene encoding uncharacterized protein, producing MDRGSAPTNRKRIRVSWKDVNVEKTFLEAYLQEIASSGREGGGLKALSWKKVGQVLKETHKVDVDCKQMANHLSYLKGKYQAWLKLKNKTRSEEEWEIECKANKYCESLRTTQLLYPTLCAQLFDGVVATGIQSYGPHSTAPMQELQVVDPVAVEQVKEEVLVYFG from the exons ATGGACCGAGGAAGTGCGCCAACAAACCGAAAAAGAATTAGAGTTAGTTGGAAGGATGTAAACGTGGAAAAAACATTTCTTGAAGCTTATCTTCAAGAAATTGCAAGTAGCGGGCGAGAAGGAGGTGGCTTGAAGGCACTTTCATGGAAGAAAGTCGGTCAAGTCCTAAAAGAAACCCATAAAGTTGATGTTGATTGTAAACAAATGGCAAATCATTTAAGCTACTTGAAGGGAAAATATCAAGCGTGGTTAAAATTGAAAAACAAAACTAGAAGTG AGGAAGAATGGGAGATAGAGTGCAAG GCAAACAAATATTGTGAGTCACTAAGGACTACTCAACTATTATATCCAACTCTTTGCGCACAACTTTTTGATGGTGTGGTTGCAACCGGTATACAAAGTTATGGACCACATTCAACTGCTCCTATGCAAGAACTGCAAGTTGTTGATCCCGTGGCAGTTGAACAAGTTAAAGAGGaagtgttggtttattttggctaa